In the genome of Abyssalbus ytuae, the window GAAAAATTATTCTGGCTATTTCCATAGTTCTTTGGTTTCTGGCCTCAAACGGACCTACTGATAAGTTTGACAATGCCCCACAAATAATAAAATCTCAATATGAGAATTCAAATTTAAGTGAGGAAGAACTATCAACAAAAACAGCCTCATATAAATTGCAAAATTCCTATATCGGCATTATGGGAAAAGCAATAGAACCTGCAATACAACCTTTAGGTTACGACTGGAAAATTGGGATAGCCATTATAAGTTCCTTTGCAGCACGCGAAGTTTTTGTAGGTACCCTGGCCACTATTTATAGTGTTGGCAGTGATGAAGAAGAAACTATAAAAAACCGCATGGCAGCCGAAAAAAATCCCGTAACCGGCGGGAAACTGTTTAACCTGGCATCAGGAATCTCCCTTTTACTGTTTTATGCCTTTGCTCTTCAATGTATGAGCACACTCGCCATAGTGAAAAGAGAAACGAATAGTTGGAAATGGCCTATGGCCCAATTATTTATTATGAGCGGATTTGCTTATCTTGTAGCTTTAATAGCATACCAGGTTTTAAAATAAATGATTACTCTTCAACACATATTAGTTTATATAACCGTACTCTTAGCCTTAGTATTCCTAATTAAAAAGTTTCTACTCCCTAAAAAGAAAACTAGCAAAACATGTGGTAAAGATGATTGTGGGTGTCATTAAAACACTCTTCAATATTACCCCAAAGCCACATCCAAAGTCATCATTACCAAAAAGCCTCCCATAAACCCTAATGTAGCAATATCAGTGTATTTATCCCTTTGAGTTTCAGGCACCACTTCTTCTACTACCACAAAAATCATTGCCCCAGCCGCAAAAGCCAGCGCATAAGGTAAAATTGGGGTAAAAAACGTAACGGCCAGTGCCCCTATAACGCCTGCAACAGGCTCAACAATAGCAGATAATTGCCCATAAAAGAAGCTTTTTCTCCGGCTAACCCCATGTCTTCTCAGCGGCATGGAAACGGCTATCCCTTCAGGGAAATTCTGTATCCCTATACCAATTGCCAAAATAACCGCACCGGCTATTGATGCCTCCGGGATACCGGCGGCTACTCCTCCAAATAATACACCTACAGCCAATCCTTCCGGAATATTATGTAAGGTAATAGCTAAAATAAGCAGAGTAGTTTTGTGCAAATTAGTTTCAACTCCTTCACTCTCGCTTTCTTTAAAATTTATATGCAAATGGGGCATATACTTATCCAAAGCAAATAAAAATAACGCTCCCAACGCAAAGCCAATTGCCGAGGGTAATACCTTTACAAAACCTTCCCCTTCACTCATTTCTATGGCGGGAGATAGAAGGCTCCAGAAACTTGCGGCTACCATTACCCCACCCGTAAATCCGAGCATACCGTCCAATACACTGCGCTTCATAGTTTTAAAAAAGAATACCACGGCTGCCCCCAGGGCCGTAACCAACCAGGTAAATGTTGTTGCAATGAGAGCTCCCCATATAGGGCTTACAGATTCAAAAAATTCGATAATACTGTCAAACATTTTTATAATTTTTTAATGAAAATATTATTTGCAATTAAAGCCGAAATATTAATTTCCCCATGCCTTGTTTTTATAATCATAGAATTATCAAACGGCTCTTTTTCTATGATTTCAAGTACATCTCCTAAAGCTATTTTTATTTTATCAAGATATTGCAGAAACTCTGATGAAGAGTTTTTCACTCCCACCAGCAATCCTTTTTCTTTCAATTTACAGGCAGATAATAATACCTTTTCCTGTTGCCTTATTTTTCCATTTTTATCAGGAATCGGATCACCGTGCGGGTCAACCTTGGGAAATTCCAAAAAAGAATCTAATTCTTCAACAAGTTTTTCAGATTTTATATGCTCCAGTTGTTCGGCAACATCATGCACCTCATCCCATGAGAAGTTTAATTTTTCAACTAAAAAAACCTCCCAAAGACGGTGTTTCCTTATAATTTTAGCTCCTAAAAGCCTGCCTTTTTCCGTTAACTGTACCCCCTGGTACTTTTTGTATTTCACCAAATCTTTATCTGAAAGTTTCTTAATCATATCAGTAACTGATGATGCCTTTGTTTCCATTTCCTCAGCTATAGCATTGGTTGATACACTTTCGTTTTTAACACCTGTTAAATGAAAAATAGCTTTTATATAATTTTCTTCAGATTGAGTTGTCATCCGGAAATTTTTGACAAATATAAATAAATTTTTATATGTGAAATTATTTTTTTAGCCTAATCTAAAATTTTATTTACCTTTACAAAAAAATGAAAGTAGTGAAAATATTTCTTATAGCATTATTTACTCTGATATCAGGCTATTTAAATGCCCAAAGTTCTGTATACGGAAATATTAAAGACACAGAAGATGTAAT includes:
- a CDS encoding metal-dependent transcriptional regulator, which translates into the protein MTTQSEENYIKAIFHLTGVKNESVSTNAIAEEMETKASSVTDMIKKLSDKDLVKYKKYQGVQLTEKGRLLGAKIIRKHRLWEVFLVEKLNFSWDEVHDVAEQLEHIKSEKLVEELDSFLEFPKVDPHGDPIPDKNGKIRQQEKVLLSACKLKEKGLLVGVKNSSSEFLQYLDKIKIALGDVLEIIEKEPFDNSMIIKTRHGEINISALIANNIFIKKL
- a CDS encoding ZIP family metal transporter; its protein translation is MFDSIIEFFESVSPIWGALIATTFTWLVTALGAAVVFFFKTMKRSVLDGMLGFTGGVMVAASFWSLLSPAIEMSEGEGFVKVLPSAIGFALGALFLFALDKYMPHLHINFKESESEGVETNLHKTTLLILAITLHNIPEGLAVGVLFGGVAAGIPEASIAGAVILAIGIGIQNFPEGIAVSMPLRRHGVSRRKSFFYGQLSAIVEPVAGVIGALAVTFFTPILPYALAFAAGAMIFVVVEEVVPETQRDKYTDIATLGFMGGFLVMMTLDVALG